The Daphnia carinata strain CSIRO-1 chromosome 9, CSIRO_AGI_Dcar_HiC_V3, whole genome shotgun sequence nucleotide sequence GCAGTTCAGCCCGGATTGGTTGTTTTATTTcacgaaaaacgaaagagtAATAAATGTCAGTGAATTTTCTAATTCCTTAAATCTTTTggtttagaagaaaaaatcgacCCAGAGCCCAAGAAGAGAATGCAGAGGTGTAACATAGTTTCACCTAAACTGAGTAATAAATGCATATTTTAGCTCATTATTTGTACCTTAATAAATTTTACTCTGATTGTGGATTTGCAGTTGGCTGGACAAATATATCTGCTGAAGAGATTcttaaagaaaacgatgatGTTGTGGAACGCAAGATGGCGGAAAGTGGAGTTAAACCTGGTgggaaatacaaaacaaaagaatgccAATCGCGAAGTAAAATCGCCATTGTTGTGCCTTTACGTAACAGAACTGAACATTTGAAAGTGTTCGTGCGTTACATgcattcttttcttcaacgGCAACAACTCGATTATGCAATTATCGTTGCAGAACAAACTGGTGACTTACCAATTATTTCTTGCAAATTTTGAAAACTCATTCTGTTTGAAATGCAGAGGGTTCATTATTCAACCGAGGAGCATTAATGAACGTTGGCTTCAAAGAGGCTCAATTACTAGACAATTTCGAGTGCTTCTTCTTTCACGATGTCGATAATTTGCCAGAGAATGATGGCAATCCTTACAGTTGTCCTGAAGATGGAAAGCCTCGCCATATGACCTTTTCCCTAAGCAGATGGGCTAATTACAAGTAAATTGCATTATACTTGGTTATCAAGTGTTCAATTATCTAATTGTGTTTTACATATTTGTAGGCCAACTCCAGCTTGGTACTTTGGAGGAGTAACTGCATTAACAGCcaaagattttcaaaaaatcaatGGTTTCTCTAACGTATATTGGGGTTGGGGTGGTGAAGATGATGATTTACTACGACGCATCAGGTTCAACAAAATGAAGCCAACGAGGGCACTAGATGGTTTTCCATCTCTCATAGAAATGGCTCGTTACAAGACATTAACCCACAAGAAAGCCGACCCCAGTCCCATTCGACACAAACTGCTTCGTGAGGGCGTTAAACGTCTCAAGTCTGACGGTTTGACAGATCTTACATACAAAAGACTTGCTCTTGAGCTTAAACCACTTTATACCAGAGTTCTTGTTGAATTAAAACAGCCTACAAATAGCAAAGCTCCTGGGCAACCCTAAGTCTTCCTTCACTTGTGTATTCTGTTCAAatcatatttcttttgatattaactaacttatttattaaaaaaaaaaagaagtcggaTCTCGTCAAATACTTTTGTGTGCGTTCACTGGTTGCAGAGGTCAATGGACCGGTTCGTACCATTTTATGTCATCCCCATCTCGTGTCTGAAACTAGTTATAACGTGACGCTTTGCACGTAGCCTTTTTAATGAAACTGAGAtgggaaattcaatttc carries:
- the LOC130697997 gene encoding beta-1,4-N-acetylgalactosaminyltransferase bre-4-like yields the protein MSTFIIYLVLMFHLSSNAVHFGYFSAPSLSFYQQLHKKTDVALLAQTSRDEGSSARIEEKIDPEPKKRMQRCNIVSPKLIGWTNISAEEILKENDDVVERKMAESGVKPGGKYKTKECQSRSKIAIVVPLRNRTEHLKVFVRYMHSFLQRQQLDYAIIVAEQTEGSLFNRGALMNVGFKEAQLLDNFECFFFHDVDNLPENDGNPYSCPEDGKPRHMTFSLSRWANYKPTPAWYFGGVTALTAKDFQKINGFSNVYWGWGGEDDDLLRRIRFNKMKPTRALDGFPSLIEMARYKTLTHKKADPSPIRHKLLREGVKRLKSDGLTDLTYKRLALELKPLYTRVLVELKQPTNSKAPGQP